A portion of the Thermotoga sp. SG1 genome contains these proteins:
- a CDS encoding serine-pyruvate aminotransferase yields the protein MGKFLKKHYIMAPGPTPVPNDILTEGAKETIHHRTPQFVSIMEETLEDAKYLFQTKNNVYAFASTGTGAMEAAVANLVSPGDKVIVVVAGKFGERWKELCQSYGADIVEIALEWGDAVTPEQIEDALNKNPDAKVVFTTYSETSTGTVIDLEGIAKVTREKDVVLVTDAVSALGAEPLKMDEWGVDVVVTGSQKGLMLPPGLALISLNDKAWELVEKSKSPRYYFDLRAYRKSYPDNPYTPAVNMIYMLRKSLQMIKEEGIENVWERHRVLGEATRAAVKALGLELLSKRPGNVVTAVKVPAGIDGKQIPKIMRDKYGVTIAGGQSKLKGKIFRIAHLGYMSPFDTITAISALELTLKELGYDFELGAGVRAAETIFAKEFIGE from the coding sequence ATGGGAAAGTTTCTCAAAAAGCACTACATAATGGCACCCGGTCCAACACCAGTCCCAAACGATATTTTAACAGAAGGTGCGAAGGAAACAATACACCACAGAACACCACAGTTCGTCTCCATAATGGAAGAGACTCTTGAGGATGCCAAGTATCTCTTTCAGACGAAGAACAATGTCTACGCTTTCGCCTCGACGGGAACAGGAGCCATGGAGGCCGCCGTTGCAAACCTCGTGAGTCCTGGGGACAAAGTGATCGTTGTCGTTGCTGGAAAGTTCGGAGAAAGGTGGAAGGAACTTTGTCAGTCCTACGGTGCAGACATCGTTGAAATCGCCCTCGAATGGGGAGACGCTGTCACTCCCGAACAGATAGAAGACGCCCTCAACAAAAATCCCGATGCGAAGGTTGTGTTCACCACCTACAGTGAAACATCCACGGGAACGGTCATAGACCTTGAGGGAATAGCGAAAGTAACGAGAGAAAAAGATGTGGTTCTCGTGACGGATGCCGTCAGTGCCCTCGGTGCGGAGCCACTGAAGATGGACGAATGGGGAGTGGACGTGGTCGTCACGGGTTCACAGAAAGGCCTGATGCTTCCTCCTGGTCTTGCTCTCATCTCCCTCAACGACAAAGCGTGGGAACTTGTAGAAAAATCAAAATCCCCAAGGTACTATTTCGATCTGAGGGCCTACAGAAAGTCTTACCCGGACAACCCCTACACCCCAGCGGTCAACATGATATACATGCTGAGAAAATCCCTCCAGATGATCAAAGAAGAAGGAATAGAAAACGTTTGGGAAAGGCACAGAGTGCTCGGTGAAGCAACAAGAGCGGCCGTGAAAGCGCTCGGCCTGGAACTACTTTCCAAAAGACCTGGAAACGTGGTGACGGCCGTTAAGGTACCCGCCGGTATCGATGGAAAGCAGATCCCAAAGATCATGAGGGACAAGTACGGTGTTACCATCGCCGGGGGTCAGTCAAAACTCAAGGGTAAGATCTTCAGAATAGCCCATCTGGGATACATGTCGCCGTTTGATACCATCACAGCGATCTCTGCTCTTGAGCTCACTTTGAAGGAACTCGGATACGACTTCGAACTTGGAGCAGGTGTGCGGGCTGCCGAGACGATCTTTGCAAAAGAATTCATCGGGGAGTGA
- a CDS encoding hydroxypyruvate reductase, protein MAKYRVHVNDPLDEEATKLLMEKEELEVTSEHLEKEELLKVIPGVDVLVVRSATKVTADIIEAGKNLKIIARAGIGLDNIDVQKAKEKGIKILNTPGASAPSVAELAIGLMLACARHIARATISLKEGKWEKKILKGKELLGKTLGLIGFGNIGQEVARRALGFGMRVIAYDPAQPETDLPVEYVDLDTLLKESDFISLHVPLNETTRHMINKEAISKMKDGVIIVNTSRGGTIDEEALYEALVSGKVSAAGLDVFEVEPPNDELRKKLLSLDNVVATPHIGASTEEAQKRVGKELVEKIFRELGI, encoded by the coding sequence ATGGCAAAGTACAGGGTGCATGTGAACGATCCTCTCGATGAAGAAGCCACAAAGCTTCTTATGGAAAAAGAAGAACTGGAAGTCACATCGGAACACTTGGAAAAGGAAGAACTTCTGAAAGTGATCCCCGGTGTGGACGTTCTCGTTGTAAGAAGCGCCACAAAGGTCACAGCAGACATCATAGAAGCTGGAAAAAACCTGAAGATCATCGCAAGGGCTGGAATCGGACTCGATAACATAGACGTCCAGAAGGCAAAAGAGAAAGGAATAAAAATTCTCAACACCCCGGGAGCAAGTGCACCTTCTGTTGCAGAACTTGCCATTGGACTCATGCTCGCCTGTGCTCGTCATATAGCAAGAGCCACCATATCTTTGAAAGAAGGTAAATGGGAAAAGAAAATCTTGAAAGGAAAAGAACTCCTCGGAAAGACACTCGGACTCATCGGTTTTGGAAACATCGGTCAGGAAGTTGCAAGAAGAGCTCTGGGATTTGGTATGAGAGTCATAGCGTACGACCCCGCACAGCCTGAAACAGACCTTCCCGTCGAATATGTGGATCTGGACACACTTTTAAAGGAAAGCGACTTCATCTCTCTCCATGTTCCTCTCAACGAGACAACAAGGCACATGATAAACAAAGAGGCCATTTCCAAGATGAAGGATGGGGTGATCATAGTCAACACCTCACGAGGTGGAACGATCGACGAGGAAGCACTCTACGAGGCACTCGTGAGCGGAAAGGTGTCCGCAGCAGGTCTTGATGTTTTCGAAGTAGAGCCTCCAAACGACGAACTCAGAAAGAAACTGCTCAGTCTGGACAACGTTGTGGCAACTCCACACATAGGAGCCTCCACAGAGGAAGCCCAGAAAAGAGTCGGAAAAGAACTTGTGGAGAAGATTTTCAGAGAGCTTGGGATCTGA